One window from the genome of Cryptomeria japonica chromosome 6, Sugi_1.0, whole genome shotgun sequence encodes:
- the LOC131064219 gene encoding uncharacterized protein LOC131064219 produces MGGLRLRLLFKLRNSERFAGAYDQEDDCQSKSKCKSPVAPYFRRDEEEEVENGRAEKFCLSPVNPKRLDISYPSPVKINSNVAEKDKDEAKAAGETAFKRHLAKATVVSMGCGCRALARTGRRRKNGVKKEQKKKEKEKEKGEEEKIVEKEEGEDATAANKYRWEEEEKWHVIAKVKDEIVQKKVVLRRRNEEKCPPGSPVPSPETVSVHSCFARRKNKNVQRKKKTKTKKKIVAKDAAAAPGCNYRLSTSSADTAVEATAYSWDNDHGSFVSDGNDTLFSASDYCKSLSSESSFEFYESRSPHLSTITESPARNNSRRSVRRSVTRRSRFSSCSLSPANVSPRDETCEEFADKLPLLSSPDSGKLFEVDDDYHSPKQSLLSSRLSSDVDDTDLEANAKTWRDTGFPLRRDDIRTVIYKSSELRYSPNCLPFPIVTCGREMNGRRKSSAKSKNPTNSSAKPSYSALPSKKGDGGLGSERKCQTRRKSSKATSLTDKRESNNGSRPRVQAPAPPAPESNNGGKVGESVAVVKSSQDPYQDFRTSMLEMIVEKQIFQPNDLEQLLQCFLSLNSHHHHEIIVQVFTEIWGNIFNGTRNPSTPVAFFQNNVV; encoded by the coding sequence ATGGGTGGGCTGAGGCTGAGGCTCTTGTTCAAGCTTAGAAACTCTGAGAGATTTGCAGGAGCATACGATCAGGAAGATGACTgtcaatccaaatccaaatgtaaATCTCCGGTTGCTCCTTATTTCCGcagagatgaagaagaggaagttgAGAATGGGAGGGCTGAGAAGTTCTGCCTGTCGCCTGTAAATCCTAAGAGGCTGGACATCAGCTATCCTTCTCCTGTGAAGATTAATTCAAATGTAGcggagaaggataaggatgaggCAAAAGCCGCTGGAGAAACGGCTTTTAAGCGGCATCTGGCAAAGGCCACGGTCGTATCAATGGGGTGCGGCTGCAGAGCCCTGGCCAGAACAGGGCGGCGAAGAAAAAATGGTGTGAAGAAAGagcagaagaagaaggagaaggagaaggaaaaggGGGAGGAGGAGAAGATTGTTGAGAAAGAAGAGGGCGAGGACGCTACTGCTGCTAATAAATATCGATGGGAAGAGGAAGAGAAATGGCATGTTATTGCCAAGGTGAAGGATGAAATTGTTCAGAAGAAGGTCGTTCTCAGGCGGAGAAATGAAGAGAAATGTCCGCCTGGCTCGCCTGTTCCGTCTCCTGAGACGGTTTCTGTGCATTCTTGCTTTGCCAGAAGGAAAAATAAGAATGTGCAGAGGAAGAAGAAAACGAAAACAAAGAAGAAAATTGTAGCAAAGGATGCAGCTGCTGCGCCTGGTTGTAATTACAGGCTGAGCACCTCCTCGGCGGACACTGCGGTGGAGGCGACTGCATATTCTTGGGACAATGATCATGGCTCCTTCGTCAGCGACGGCAACGACACATTATTTTCTGCCTCGGATTACTGTAAGAGCTTGTCTTCTGAATCAAGCTTTGAGTTCTACGAGTCTAGGTCGCCGCATCTGTCGACCATCACCGAGTCGCCGGCGAGAAACAATTCTCGGCGCAGCGTCCGCCGTAGCGTCACGCGCAGGAGCAGGTTTTCTTCGTGCAGCCTTTCGCCGGCAAATGTTTCTCCTCGTGATGAAACATGCGAAGAATTTGCTGATAAGTTGCCGCTTCTTTCATCGCCGGATTCGGGGAAATTGTTCGAGGTCGATGATGACTACCACAGCCCTAAGCAAAGCCTGCTGTCTTCTCGCCTGAGCAGCGACGTGGACGACACAGATCTTGAAGCAAATGCCAAAACGTGGAGAGATACGGGGTTTCCTCTGCGGCGGGATGATATCAGGACCGTCATTTACAAATCCTCAGAGCTTCGCTACAGTCCGAATTGCTTGCCTTTTCCTATCGTTACCTGCGGCCGAGAAATGAACGGCAGAAGGAAAAGTAGCGCAAAATCGAAAAATCCAACAAATTCTTCTGCAAAGCCTTCATATTCTGCTCTGCCAAGCAAGAAAGGCGATGGCGGTTTAGGTTCTGAGAGAAAATGCCAGACCAGGAGGAAGTCGAGCAAAGCTACGAGTTTGACCGACAAACGCGAGAGCAATAATGGCAGCAGGCCCAGAGTTCAAGCCCCGGCGCCGCCGGCGCCCGAGAGTAACAACGGCGGAAAAGTCGGCGAAAGCGTGGCGGTCGTGAAAAGCTCGCAAGATCCATACCAGGACTTCAGGACTTCCATGCTGGAAATGATCGTGGAGAAGCAGATTTTTCAGCCTAATGATCTCGAGCAGCTTCTGCAGTGTTTTCTCTCGCTCAATTCACACCATCACCACGAAATTATCGTGCAGGTTTTCACAGAAATCTGGGGAAACATCTTCAATGGCACCAGAAATCCCTCCACTCCTGTCGCATTTTTCCAAAACAATGTCGTCTGA